From a single Eremothecium sinecaudum strain ATCC 58844 chromosome III, complete sequence genomic region:
- the TDP1 gene encoding tyrosyl-DNA phosphodiesterase 1 (Syntenic homolog of Ashbya gossypii AAR169C; Syntenic homolog of Saccharomyces cerevisiae YBR223C (TDP1)), producing MAKSVREAVRAKWASVEYGELAKTTGGKSDEVKVVVDLTSEGDEEEIIESESEVKEIWPFKLLRSELYEEKWTGDQEHVLDMQDLLGDESLETVYLFSYQFEMDWVLGMIGKDVEVVVIAQEGTIIPASRHTGHRVRYNTVQMPKFCSHHSKMIIGLFRNKSCSIAIPSNNLTEMESSMPQQIVWISPRLPFGPRSTRSAFQSELIRYLERYPSPNRELIAKLRNIDFKPLESTGAVFVFCAPGGDANDKSGLALLIDYIDDTHNSENEAKQHRHYFCQSSSIGGPLRCQSSDGPRNIFTNLMVPMFAGILSALPRNARACPGVNVVQLLQDNRVHPHIMYPTVQELAECSPGWLAGGWFHFHHGKGGVAAQQYEFLRDNGYFIKQKEYKSRPGANVPIPVMKRDKVPCHTKFYMMFKSANPDNWKNDDCSWALFTTSNLSGHAWGSPPSYRPKNYECGVLYRSSSTTKIDVTCSKDVAYSYFPTQSLVTNARNYSMIIKVMTPYWLPAVKYSTSDEAFCISSNYAKLDVNGTSLKSLALNA from the coding sequence ATGGCGAAGAGTGTGAGAGAAGCTGTCAGAGCCAAATGGGCTTCAGTCGAGTATGGTGAATTGGCAAAAACCACCGGTGGTAAGAGTGATGAGGTTAAGGTTGTTGTAGATTTGACGTCTGAAGGCGATGAGGAAGAGATAATTGAATCGGAATCAGAGGTAAAAGAGATATGGCCTTTTAAACTACTTAGAAGTGAGCTATACGAAGAGAAATGGACAGGAGACCAAGAGCATGTCTTGGATATGCAAGATCTATTGGGTGACGAGTCACTGGAAACTGTATACCTTTTCTCTTATCAGTTTGAGATGGATTGGGTGCTGGGGATGATTGGAAAGGATGTAGAGGTAGTAGTTATTGCTCAAGAGGGTACAATTATACCTGCAAGCCGACATACGGGCCACAGGGTGCGGTACAATACTGTTCAAATGCCAAAATTCTGTAGCCACCATTCCAAGATGATTATCGGGTTATTCAGGAATAAGAGCTGCAGCATTGCAATACCTTCGAACAACCTAACAGAGATGGAGTCCAGTATGCCGCAGCAGATCGTTTGGATATCTCCGCGACTGCCTTTTGGCCCAAGGAGCACGCGTTCTGCGTTCCAAAGTGAGCTTATTCGGTACCTAGAGAGGTACCCATCACCGAATAGGGAGCTTATTGCTAAACTGCGAAACATTGACTTTAAGCCGCTGGAATCTACCGGCGCTGTATTCGTATTCTGTGCGCCCGGGGGCGACGCTAACGACAAGTCTGGATTAGCATTATTAATAGACTACATCGATGATACTCACAACAGCGAAAACGAGGCCAAGCAACATAGGCACTATTTTTGTCAAAGCAGTAGCATAGGCGGTCCATTGAGATGCCAGTCATCTGATGGGCCTCGGAACATCTTTACAAACCTTATGGTTCCAATGTTCGCTGGTATACTATCTGCTCTACCAAGGAATGCAAGAGCATGCCCAGGAGTTAATGTCGTGCAATTGCTGCAAGACAACCGAGTACACCCCCATATAATGTACCCTACTGTGCAGGAGTTAGCTGAATGTAGCCCAGGCTGGCTGGCGGGTGGCTGGTTCCATTTTCATCACGGCAAGGGCGGCGTTGCAGCGCAACAGTACGAGTTCTTGCGAGACAACGGCTATTTCATAAAGCAGAAAGAATATAAGTCGAGGCCTGGAGCAAATGTTCCAATCCCGGTCATGAAAAGAGACAAGGTGCCTTGTCACACTAAGTTTTATATGATGTTCAAAAGTGCTAATCCAGACAATTGGAAGAATGATGACTGTTCATGGGCTCTTTTCACAACCTCTAATTTATCAGGACATGCCTGGGGCTCGCCGCCAAGTTATAGACCCAAGAACTACGAATGTGGTGTACTTTACAGATCTTCTTCTACAACCAAAATTGATGTCACATGCTCAAAAGATGTGGCTTATTCCTATTTTCCAACGCAGTCCCTTGTCACTAACGCCAGAAATTATAGCATGATAATTAAAGTCATGACACCCTATTGGTTACCGGCAGTCAAATACTCAACATCTGACGAGGCGTTTTGCATAAGCTCGAATTATGCGAAGCTTGACGTAAACGGTACATCACTAAAAAGCTTAGCTCTAAATGCGTGA
- the PCS60 gene encoding Pcs60p (Syntenic homolog of Ashbya gossypii AAR168C; Syntenic homolog of Saccharomyces cerevisiae YBR222C (PCS60)), with translation MSTFNIAIKLSNKTAIIVPETNEKISYNDLSNIVGHLQTMFLDVQCPLSSQPRNGAVAFCLPNGLEMVSVFLSVAMDGMVSAPLNPSYKCDEFHMYLDDLKTNVIFVSKGMASNSSSEIIKCASSRSAFVVEVFYEPRRGRVEYEVFSPMNKYTSSVFSSLKSRGLFVNNEDKFPGRATEYDTALILHSSGTTAKPKVIPLSHRNITTNMRNISKTYKLSPKDTTYIVMPLFHVHGLIGALLSTLYSQGTAVVPPKFSASKFWTEYIASGSTWFSCVPTILQTMLRVPFPEPLPKIRFIRSCSSALAPATFEQLEAKFKTPVVEAYAMTEASHQMCSNELPPGKRKAGTVGKPQGVDVAIFGLDSNRLSPGQIGEVCIRGANVTSGYLNNPKANAESIIPGSDYFRTGDQGYFDEDGHLVLTGRIKELINRGGEKISPLELDAIMLSHPAVQEAVAFGIPDEKYGQVVNAAVIVKKGATLTYQDLKDYMAQKVAQFKIPDRVFFVEELPKSSTGKIQRRIIAQVFASNSRL, from the coding sequence ATGTCAACGTTCAACATTGCTATTAAGCTCTCCAATAAGACAGCAATTATTGTTCCTGAGACGAATGAAAAGATCTCCTACAATGATCTCTCCAACATAGTTGGCCATTTACAAACAATGTTTCTAGACGTACAGTGCCCATTATCATCTCAGCCAAGGAATGGGGCAGTAGCATTTTGTCTCCCAAATGGTTTAGAAATGGTTAGCGTTTTTCTTTCTGTTGCAATGGATGGTATGGTCTCTGCTCCCTTAAATCCCAGCTATAAGTGTGACGAGTTTCACATGTATCTAGATGATCTAAAGACTAATGTAATATTTGTTTCAAAGGGTATGGCCTCTAATTCATCGTCTGAGATCATTAAATGTGCTTCTTCAAGGTCAGCATTTGTCGTTGAAGTATTCTATGAACCCAGACGTGGCCGTGTTGAGTACGAGGTTTTCTCTCCAATGAACAAATATACATCTTCAGTATTCAGTTCTTTAAAAAGTCGGGGCTTGTTTGTTAATAACGAGGACAAGTTCCCGGGAAGAGCCACTGAATACGACACTGCTCTCATTTTGCACAGTAGCGGAACTACTGCCAAGCCAAAGGTGATTCCACTATCGCATCGCAATATCACGACAAACATGAGGAACATTTCCAAAACCTACAAATTATCTCCCAAAGATACTACTTATATTGTAATGCCTTTATTCCATGTTCACGGATTAATTGGTGCTTTACTGTCCACTCTGTACTCTCAGGGCACAGCGGTTGTTCCTCCGAAGTTCAGCGCTTCCAAGTTCTGGACTGAATATATTGCCAGCGGTTCTACTTGGTTCAGTTGTGTGCCCACTATATTGCAGACTATGCTAAGAGTTCCATTCCCAGAACCGTTGCCCAAAATTCGGTTTATCCGTTCCTGCTCCAGTGCTCTAGCTCCTGCGACGTTTGAACAGCTAGAAGCAAAGTTCAAGACACCGGTTGTTGAAGCTTATGCCATGACTGAGGCATCTCATCAGATGTGCAGCAACGAATTGCCTCCCGGCAAGCGTAAAGCAGGTACGGTAGGAAAGCCACAAGGTGTCGACGTCGCTATTTTCGGCCTTGACAGCAACCGCCTAAGCCCTGGCCAGATCGGCGAGGTCTGTATCCGCGGTGCCAATGTCACTTCTGGCTACCTCAATAACCCAAAAGCTAACGCTGAATCCATCATCCCGGGCTCCGATTACTTCAGAACTGGAGACCAGGGCTATTTTGACGAAGACGGCCATCTCGTACTCACAGGAAGGATTAAAGAGCTTATAAACCGCGGCGGCGAGAAAATCTCCCCACTAGAGCTTGATGCCATAATGCTCTCCCATCCAGCTGTGCAGGAAGCGGTCGCATTTGGTATTCCTGACGAGAAGTACGGACAAGTCGTCAACGCCGCTGTAATCGTTAAAAAAGGTGCAACTTTAACATATCAAGACTTAAAAGACTATATGGCACAAAAAGTTGCCCAGTTTAAGATTCCAGACCGTGTGTTCTTTGTTGAAGAACTACCTAAGTCCTCAACTGGTAAAATCCAACGGAGGATCATTGCCCAAGTCTTCGCATCTAACAGCAGGCTGTAG
- the PDB1 gene encoding pyruvate dehydrogenase (acetyl-transferring) subunit E1 beta (Syntenic homolog of Ashbya gossypii AAR167C; Syntenic homolog of Saccharomyces cerevisiae YBR221C (PDB1)) has product MNSRFAIASNLARSLRHAAQLQCRRYASSKTMTVRDALNSAMAEEMDRDEDVFIIGEEVAQYNGAYKVTKGLLDRFGERRVVDTPITEMGFAGLAVGAALKGLKPIVEFMSFNFSMQAIDQVVNSAAKTYYMSGGTQTCQMVFRGPNGSAVGVAAQHSQDYTAWYGSVPGLKVLAPYSAEDARGLLKAAIRDPNPVVFLEHELLYGESFEMSEEALSTDFTLPYTAKIEREGADISIITYSRNVQFSLAAAEILDKQYGISAEVLNLRSIRPLDVDAIIKTVKKTNHLITVESTFPAFGVGSEIIAQIMETEAFDYLDAPVQRVTGADVPTPYAKELEDFAFPDPDTIVRAARKVLSAE; this is encoded by the coding sequence ATGAACTCTAGATTTGCAATTGCATCTAATCTAGCGAGATCTTTACGCCATGCTGCTCAATTGCAATGTAGGAGGTACGCTTCTTCTAAAACAATGACTGTCAGAGATGCTTTGAACAGTGCTATGGCTGAAGAAATGGACCGTGACGaggacgttttcattattgGTGAAGAAGTGGCTCAATACAATGGTGCTTACAAGGTTACCAAGGGCTTATTGGACCGGTTTGGTGAAAGAAGAGTTGTTGACACTCCTATCACTGAAATGGGTTTTGCTGGTTTGGCAGTTGGTGCAGCCTTGAAGGGATTGAAGCCAATTGTTGAATTTATGTCTTTTAACTTCTCTATGCAGGCGATTGACCAGGTTGTGAACTCTGCTGCTAAGACTTACTATATGTCTGGTGGTACTCAAACCTGTCAAATGGTTTTCAGAGGTCCAAATGGTTCCGCTGTTGGTGTTGCTGCCCAGCACTCCCAAGACTACACTGCATGGTACGGTTCTGTTCCAGGGTTGAAAGTCTTAGCTCCCTACTCTGCAGAGGATGCTAGAGGTCTACTAAAGGCTGCTATCAGAGATCCTAACCCAGTTGTTTTCTTGGAGCATGAATTATTATACGGAGAATCTTTTGAGATGTCCGAAGAAGCATTATCAACTGACTTTACCTTGCCATACACCGCTAAAATTGAAAGAGAAGGTGCTGATATTTCCATCATCACCTACTCCAGAAACGTTCAATTCTCTCTAGCAGCTGCTGAGATCTTGGACAAGCAGTACGGTATCTCCGCTGAAGTGTTAAACTTGAGATCTATCAGACCTCTAGATGTTGATGCTATCATTAAGACTGTCAAGAAGACCAACCACTTGATTACTGTTGAGTCAACATTCCCAGCTTTCGGTGTCGGTTCCGAAATTATAGCGCAAATTATGGAAACTGAAGCCTTTGACTACTTGGACGCTCCAGTCCAAAGAGTTACTGGTGCTGATGTCCCAACTCCATATGCCAAGGAATTAGAAGACTTTGCTTTCCCAGATCCAGACACCATTGTCAGGGCCGCCAGAAAAGTTTTGTCTGCTgaataa
- a CDS encoding uncharacterized protein (Syntenic homolog of Ashbya gossypii AAR166C; Syntenic homolog of Saccharomyces cerevisiae YBR220C) produces MMASQKSRVQLAPHDIPQFYLLIALYFLQGIPVGLAFGTVPFLLKTAAKNTSFTNLGLFSLATYPYSLKILWSPVVDAIYDRKIGRRRSWIIPVQLVSGLMLWILGYAISKGWVFKGVDSSYGGPELVKDSDVDLKTLTLCFLWLVFLCATQDIAVDGWALTILSEQSLSYASTAQTVGMNAGYFLSFSIFLTFNSNHFMNKYIRSTPLDYGLISFSGYLKFSGTVYFLVTLYVMLFTKEYPFKGNVLPLSAAAKKDDAFISIELTPAGAPVTDIEYTEDLFPGKTSLLNVYKTFLKVLRLPAVQSLVILHFVSKFAFQCNEGATSLKLLEKGFKREDLAITSLIDFPFEVIFGYYVAKWSSENAHSEPKRLPRFIRLLIGRPGVLTPWLVGFLGRIVAAIMGSYVVATFPEDGKITKGYFLTVIIQHLLGAFMATVQFVGISAFHTRIADPEIGGTYMTLLNTLSNFGGTWARALILPMVDYFTTYKCVYSDGTVSPFSLKQECLALGGNAVVTRDGYYVTNFLCVAIGLILYFLHICPKAQYLQSISTSMWRT; encoded by the coding sequence ATGATGGCAAGCCAGAAGTCCCGTGTGCAGCTAGCACCTCATGACATTCCTCAGTTTTATCTGCTTATTGCACTTTACTTTTTACAAGGTATACCTGTTGGGCTGGCATTCGGAACCGTTCCCTTCCTTCTCAAAACTGCTGCAAAGAACACATCGTTTACGAACCTCGGACTATTTAGCTTGGCAACTTATCCCTATTCATTGAAGATCCTTTGGTCCCCGGTAGTTGATGCCATATATGATAGAAAAATTGGTCGGCGGAGATCTTGGATCATCCCTGTCCAATTAGTGTCTGGGCTTATGTTATGGATTCTCGGGTATGCGATCTCCAAGGGCTGGGTGTTCAAAGGTGTTGATTCATCATATGGTGGACCAGAACTAGTCAAAGATAGTGATGTTGACCTTAAAACTCTTACTCTGTGTTTCCTATGGTTGGTGTTTTTATGTGCTACACAAGATATTGCAGTGGATGGCTGGGCATTGACGATATTATCGGAACAGAGTTTGAGCTATGCATCAACTGCACAAACTGTTGGGATGAACGCGGGGTATTTCCTGAGTTTCAGTATATTTCTAACCTTCAATTCTAATCATTTTATGAATAAGTACATTCGTTCGACACCTTTAGACTATGGTTTAATCAGTTTTAGTGGCTACTTGAAATTTTCTGGGACTGTGTACTTCTTGGTGACTCTCTATGTTATGTTGTTTACTAAGGAATATCCATTTAAAGGTAATGTTCTGCCACTTTCAGCAGCTGCTAAAAAAGATGACGCCTTCATTAGCATTGAATTGACTCCTGCTGGAGCCCCTGTTACTGATATTGAATATACTGAGGATCTTTTTCCGGGGAAGACTTCATTACTGAACGTCTACAAAACGTTTCTTAAAGTTCTTCGATTACCAGCAGTACAATCTTTGGTAATACTGCATTTTGTTTCAAAGTTTGCATTTCAATGCAACGAAGGCGCGACCAGCTTAAAGCTTTTGGAGAAGGGTTTTAAAAGGGAAGATCTAGCTATCACTTCATTAATTGATTTTCCATTTGAAGTTATTTTCGGTTACTATGTGGCGAAATGGAGTTCCGAAAATGCCCATTCAGAGCCTAAGAGACTGCCAAGATTTATTCGCCTTCTTATTGGAAGACCTGGTGTTTTGACTCCATGGCTAGTAGGATTTTTAGGTAGGATTGTTGCTGCAATAATGGGTAGTTACGTGGTAGCCACGTTTCCAGAAGATGGCAAGATTACGAAAGGTTACTTTCTGACTGTTATCATACAGCATTTATTAGGAGCATTTATGGCTACTGTACAGTTTGTTGGTATATCTGCGTTCCATACTAGAATTGCGGATCCGGAAATTGGTGGAACATATATGACGTTACTGAATACGCTAAGTAATTTTGGAGGTACGTGGGCTCGTGCACTTATTCTGCCCATGGTAGATTACTTTACAACGTACAAATGTGTTTATTCTGACGGAACGGTCTCGCCCTTTTCATTGAAACAAGAATGTTTAGCATTAGGAGGAAATGCGGTAGTTACAAGAGATGGATACTACGTTACTAACTTTCTTTGCGTTGCTATTGGTTTAATCTTGTACTTTTTACACATCTGCCCTAAGGCCCAATATTTACAATCTATATCAACCTCTATGTGGAGGACCTAG
- the SCS3 gene encoding Scs3p (Syntenic homolog of Ashbya gossypii AAR165W; Syntenic homolog of Saccharomyces cerevisiae YGL126W (SCS3)), which yields MASLSESRQSYLRWAVLLVCPGVILIGNVVSLVSPAGHWTADKNSIINVWLIKKGWFWTSLIGWWCIVRYRGFDTRLMRQDFQRYVSFTVWWYIYTQALWIGVAPIMDLIFVFTGGHCNFEIFDSDMRLNSNFHDTEHRRWAALRKLYDWFNNNDRVPKGSSNLMSETLYWLKCRREGFCDKTPGDHLSINKFIQESLSTKYDMRSSSMCSRFGGQWVGGHDPSGHVFLITLMSIFLLEECYTLRNRVSSRFQKSCATYRRPFFNYIKELFSFAAIRNVNSGSQNESNWLTLFLYLLIEFLKTLMKIVMLTVKFVLWENPIILILALLCTWLWSIFVTSIVFHSFLEQCTGLVSAYVVILFLNYVC from the coding sequence ATGGCCAGTTTAAGTGAATCGAGACAGTCCTACCTAAGGTGGGCTGTACTTTTAGTGTGTCCAGGGGTTATTTTGATAGGTAATGTGGTAAGCTTGGTATCTCCAGCAGGGCACTGGACCGCAGATAAAAACAGTATAATAAACGTATGGTTGATAAAGAAGGGATGGTTTTGGACATCTCTGATTGGATGGTGGTGTATTGTTAGGTACCGGGGCTTTGATACACGGTTAATGAGACAAGATTTCCAAAGGTACGTCTCCTTCACTGTGTGGTGGTACATCTATACGCAGGCGCTATGGATTGGAGTGGCCCCCATTATGGATTTAATATTTGTATTTACAGGAGGTCATTGTAATTTTGAGATATTTGATAGCGATATGAGACTTAATTCCAATTTCCATGATACTGAGCATAGGAGATGGGCAGCTTTAAGGAAACTGTACGATTGGTtcaataataatgataGAGTACCCAAAGGGTCGTCAAATCTGATGTCTGAAACCCTGTACTGGTTAAAGTGCAGGAGAGAAGGTTTCTGCGACAAAACCCCTGGCGACCATTTGTCAATTAACAAATTCATACAAGAATCTCTAAGCACCAAGTATGATATGAGGAGTAGTAGTATGTGCTCTCGGTTTGGTGGGCAATGGGTAGGAGGGCATGATCCTAGCGGTCATGTTTTTCTAATAACTTTAATGTCGATATTTTTGCTAGAGGAATGCTATACTCTTAGAAATAGGGTGTCGAGCAGATTTCAAAAAAGCTGCGCTACTTACAGGCGACCTTTCTTCAATTATATTAAAGAACTATTTTCATTTGCGGCAATTCGGAATGTTAACAGCGGCAGCCAGAATGAATCTAACTGGCTAACATTATTCTTGTATCTGTTAATTGAATTTTTGAAAACGTTAATGAAAATTGTAATGTTAACAGTTAAGTTTGTGCTTTGGGAAAATCCTATTATATTGATTTTGGCTTTGTTATGCACTTGGCTATGGTCCATTTTTGTCACGTCAATTGTTTTTCATTCGTTTTTGGAACAGTGCACAGGTCTGGTTTCTGCGTATGTCGTAATCCTATTTCTAAATTATGTCTGTTAA
- the SOH1 gene encoding mediator complex subunit SOH1 (Syntenic homolog of Ashbya gossypii AAR164C; Syntenic homolog of Saccharomyces cerevisiae YGL127C (SOH1)), whose product MQSAEKSSENATLDQEELPSRFEVELEFVQALANIPYVTHLLTQHQLWQDPKFKEYLKYLEYWCESPYVQYIVYPNSLFVLKLLNGFLEKAETNEDGILEGAEELPKILQMHGGQLMNDMVERWKA is encoded by the coding sequence ATGCAAAGTGCCGAAAAAAGCAGCGAGAACGCTACTCTAGATCAAGAAGAGCTACCCAGCAGGTTTGAGGTCGAGCTGGAATTTGTGCAAGCTCTCGCGAATATACCATATGTTACACACCTACTGACCCAGCATCAGCTGTGGCAGGATCCAAAGTTTAAGGAATACCTCAAATACCTTGAGTATTGGTGCGAGTCCCCATACGTGCAGTATATCGTATATCCAAACTCATTATTCGTGCTAAAACTACTCAATGGCTTCCTGGAAAAAGCTGAAACCAATGAGGACGGCATTCTAGAGGGCGCAGAGGAGCTGCCCAAGATACTGCAAATGCATGGTGGCCAGCTCATGAACGACATGGTCGAACGATGGAAGGCATAA